In the genome of Arctopsyche grandis isolate Sample6627 chromosome 13, ASM5162203v2, whole genome shotgun sequence, the window GCCCAAATTATTCAACGTTTGATTATTTTAGATCGAAGTCTAACCTGGTACATCTCAGTTGCTATGATCCACACTTACATAGGTAAAATGTATATGCTGTCCTTTTCACCACATTTCAACCAATAGCATATCGTATGTGCATAGTTCTATTGTCTATACGAAATGCTATTAGTCAAGAGGCGCTGAAAGATATAGCATGTATGCACGTTTTACTTAAGTCTCTTCCTACAGCTAATGGATTACAACAACACTAGTGGtgatacccggcttcgctcgaaaaaatcttcattttgtttttttattaaatttatttgaatcgaaaaaaaataatatcatttaacGACCTAGCAATCACAAACgcctttgaccaatccagccaatcagaaacgaattacagacgccatatttttatacaatatcataCAGAAATCTATGGACAAGATCAATATACAGCAAATTTtgcgaaaaatgtatgtatgtagatggttagcacatttttataataatcaacaaattcgtgTAGGTTGGTTGACAATTTGGTGGaatcatttcaacaatgaaatcagataaattgccaaactctgatacgaaacaATCGACCAagagtaacatacatatatccaaggtctggccagcagcaccgggctACGGATTGAACTCATGAACCCTCAGTAGAAAGCATCACACGGCAATCACTAAGCTATGTTACTGGTTGTTAGATGCCCACCTTTAAGGTACAAACAGACAAAACAAGCGTTGAAATTAAACTGTGAGGTGTATATTAAACATAAGGGTCGACCGAATGTGCAGAAAAGTACAAGTTTCAAGTCGATCAGTGttcaaatcttttttttaaaagccATCTATAACATCGACTGCTGTGTTTTTAGTCTCAGgtctatttttattcaatagatGCGTTCTAGGggatatcgaaaaaaaaatgtttggcttatataaaaaagtagggatgcattacatattttttaaggaacTGTAAGGATGCATTCTAAATAATGTGCTGGTCATTAAAGGAGGAGGGATATCACTCAGGAACGCCCAATTTCGCcgagttgcacaaaacaaggTCGGTTGGGCTTACCTTCCTTCTTCCTCAGCACCGACACGGACACATGGCAACATCGCTTTGCGACAAAACGCGGGAAACACGGGATTTTGCACGTAGCGTATGTAAACAACTAAAACAACGTTGCAACGCTAGGGTAATAACGATCTaaattacctttttttgttgagAATTTGCATTAAATATAAACCGCATAAAAAGAGACTTGAGTGTATACTgttgatattatgtatacatcCGTCGGTTCGGTgtttattggtcacaaagcgctcgcccaaaagtcactaaaatctctataacggaacatctggcagccgagtccatcatactaatgataaccatcatactaacgagagatcgagtgccaaatattccggaTTCGCCTTttaaatggcaaaaattgtcattttcaaaaattggcgatcgcaatgtgactaataatgcAATTATCCATCCGTCTTTAGTTGCGGTGCTGCAGTGCAGCAGTCCCTACGGATGATGTTAACTCTAAGCAGCTCCGAATAAAAGCGTAAGCTTTCAAATCACACGCCTAAAAGAAgaactaataaaaatatagaagaggcttgtaaaaatcttgaaataaaataaaaaaaagagtgaGCGTTAAACTTTCCAGACGTAAAATCAATTGACTTTGTAGAGGACAAACTTTCGGCTAGTTTCAACGAACCCAGCTCGAATGCTAATGGCGCACGTCAAAATTTGGCATGCGCAGCAAAAATCAACACATGTGTGTGAGGTTATTTATCGCCGTGCAAATCTCTAAGAACAATGGGACCAATTGACACTTTTATACGGCGGTAATTCGATAATAATTAGGCGAGCGGCGAGTCGTTAACACGTAGCAGACGACGCGTAGGACATGTGCGGGTGCATAAAGAGGAGATGCAACGAGCGTTGATTAGACGTTAAGTGGCGGCACATTCAAAGTTTAATTGCATCCTTCGCGAGCGGACATCAAGCCGCCCTGGGGCAGTGGGGAGTGGACAAAGGCCGGCCATTGTACGTCTCTGAGTCGTAAACAACGCCCCATTCAAACTGGTGTACGATATTTCTCCCCCACGACTAATCTTCGAAATCGTTcgggttttttatttaaaaggcaAAGTGAatgatttcactgtgacatgttTAATTTATCACGTGTAAGAGCAACAcagaacatacatatgattgAGTGACCCGTTTAATTTATCATATGTAAGAGcaacatagtatgtacatatgtatgattgagTGGGATCTACCTCGTTCCActaacttgcaatatctcaagacttgTTTTCTCAACATTTTCGTCGtcgaatttgtatatatgaatggACAGGCTTGCATTCATGGCTGTTACGACCTCCATTCAGTGTAATGATTTATATGGTGCAATGCTCACGCACAGTCAGAGAGACACGTGGAGGTGGTCAACCGATACACTTCTCTTAGATGAACTACTCACATCACTGAGCAGTTCGGAAGCGGTGACACGTGAAAGTAGTCACTCGAGACCCACTCATACACACAATAGTCGTCGGCACGCACATTATGGAGCAACAAATAAAAAgtgtacttttaaattaaaaataaatgtaagacAAAGAGAGGAGCAAGCATTTCATTTCATCTTCTGGATCCCGAATACAATCCTGATACAAGCCCGAACATAGTCCATACCGGACCCGAACATGGTCCTTCATACCGGACCcgaacaatgtacatatgttacagtgaaactgatattatcagtgaaattataatttcactgactcaaaCAGCGAGTACagatataacaatataattacaaattcacttctcaatgtcaatgaatttgtaattcgaattacaacgtactaccaaacctaaaaatctaatcttaaataaataaaaccaaccttaACATAaactaaccttaaataaataaaaccaaccttaacttaacctaacataacctagccttaaattaacaaaattaacccttacttaacctaacctaaccttaaataagatattattatgtatttacttcCGCGTCAAGACcttgaggagagtgggaatggacaggggCGGGGTTTCGGGGAGGGCGTGTGAGCGCGATTTCAAAATTGGAGTGGGGATGAAGAGGAGCGGGGTTGTGACGTGggggtggcgcgattcgtatcggcgacgcactatcatccaactgtcaacaATTATAATTTTCACTAATAGacgccagtgaaaatgtaacttattatgatttcactgaacgtcagtaaaattataatttatcggCGATATATACAACACacatatacgaaaatgtttAACATTGTAATATACTTTGAGAACTTTtgtggtataaatatataccttgaaaggaaaaacctgaaatgttccagcatctacaaacttaaaattcgatacaaattgaaaaatattagtgcaccaagccattgttatctacctatgtatatgccAAATTAGGCCAACAGAGGTTCAGGAGTTGCCAATATCAAAAAGTCAGTCATGTGAATTAGTTTCATCAGAAAAAAATTAGAGAGATTTCTAGGTGTATCTGAACATAAACCGTTCATGAAAGATGCTTTGAACGAAAATTCTAAAgttatcattttaatatttgtgttacaattttttgtattaaaattataattttttggtaTTCTCTGGTATTTGGTTGCCTCTGTGTGTGAACGTGTAGCAGTAAGATACTTTTTTACCACGGCATTCTGACGATGCAACAAAACAAAACGCATTAAGGAAAAGGGTCGGACCATGAAGAccgcatattatattatagaagttACGATTTAAAGATTTCGAATGCCTCAGCTTAATAACCAACATTTCCTGAGAGCCTTTTGATCTCGTGCGGAAAATTCGACCAGGCCTCGGCCCCCGTATTAAAGAGTAATTTTAGCATTTCCGATATCAATCGTCTTCTACattaactattttttatattacaaaaatcttcGAACGGATCGTTCTACCGCGAACCACTCCTTGGCAATTTTGCCCTTTGATATAAATTCATTACAACCGACCCGAATGATCGATTGTGGGTCTGACGACACGGAAAGTCAAAGAAGGTCTGGACACGAAAAGCACAAGAGCGAATCAACAATTTTGATTaaactctctctctctttctccgAGTGTATTAAAGACATATTTGACGAGCTCGATAAAATCGTATCGGTGTATTATAACTCAATAACGCAGCGAAATTCGAGTCTTGGAAGTTGAAATTGTGCAGTCACGCGAATTTCGTTCTGCTGTTCGTGGATAAGCAAATCGCTAAACGATTTTGCGTATCTCTCGTGAATATCTGGCGAAAATGGCAAAAAACGCTCATCGAAATCAGAAGGTCACATGTCACATTAAAAGCTCTGGCTGAGAGCTGCATCGAAAGCTTGGAAatagaacaaaataaaataattaagacGTGTTTGCTATATGTATAGCGTAATAAAAACTTCATTCGTGATGCATTAGCATACATAGCTCGCGGGCTGAAATTTTATTAGTCGTAAAGGAAACGTGCCACTTCTTTGTGTACCAGAAAACAGTAAAACGAACTTATTTCAAATCAGATACCGACCAAGTCGGTTTAATTTTGGAGATAATTGTTATTTTCCACAGCCAAAATAAACGACAGACACGTCTAAAGAATTTCGAGAAGGTGAAATTCGTCGGAAGTTCAAAATTCTTACAGTTTTATagtgtcaaaataaaaaaaaactacaaccACACCGAACCAACAACATTCAAACCGAACCAACAACAAAAGATTTGGATCTTAAAGATGACAGTTACAAGTAAAAAAACTTACAACTTACAAAAATCTTTTATGTCAGACTCAGATTTGCTATTTTTGGCCATCGATTAAAAAAACatcgcataaataaaaaaactgtggAAAAGTTATATTTTGCTTCTATTTATGAGCATGGTTCCTTTATTGACAATTAAATGTGTACTTCTGAAGTAGAGACTTTCATAATATCAGTAACTTTGTATGTGGTAGAGTCTACtaagtatatattatgtacacagTAGGAATAAACTATGACGGATAGCTCAGTTGAAAATTTTGCattagataatataaaataatatgttgaATTGTCTAGAGAATACTGCTCGCTCACACGTTCTCTTTATTCTTAATTAGATTTTCCTCGCCACCCCACTTGATTAAGATAAGTTTCTACGTGGGGTGAAAAAGTTCCCCTTTAAAAaagcaaatttttaaataaaaactcccCCTTTTAAACGAACGCGCTTTCCCCTTCAAAACGGTTAAATTTTCGGTCAGATTAATGGATCATGGGTGACAAAAATACCAAATGCAGAGACAAAATAATAGaggttcaaaaaataaaataaatagaacaaaattcataatattaaggAGGGACTGGGCTAGTCCCCTAAAACCTTTTacccaaaatttaaaatatcaacaattcaaatcTTTGTTCATACTGATATTTTTCACTCGGATTAGCTCAGATCAGAAATCGGAATTGACGGAATTGGCGAATTGATATGTAAGGCAACTTGATTATTTTGCACAAGTTGTTTCGTTAAATAGCTCAGAAACCAACAGACACGCaactacatatttatctattctaatgagtgaagtaaaatatatataagagataatgagagcctataatgcaaattttataagatatagtgagaaaatgataaagtgacaattaaaatctgacaaaacgagtggggggcggaaagtcaaacaaacaaggctattgGCAATGGGTTAGCTGTGAccatctccaaaatttttggattcttattATTACGATCGATTGtgattattacgattatatttcactatcgacttAGCGGatccaattgaaatctctatcaacggccaaacctcgcaaaatggcaaagtttcaaagtgatCATAAGattgtaggaagtttgtcagactaaCGAACGAAGTGGAACTaagaaaaactttttaaaaagtattacatcatcatcatatcatatccgagataacgctcgccatattataatagtcgtttcgattcgacatacatgcatatgttcgtcacagctaaaccactgccaaaacgtacatatatacgaatataacaacaacaaaaaaaacttctatatatactgttcgataccaaagtttcctctaggaaaataaACAGCGCTAAATATTTGAGAATTAAtggccatctattgaaaaattatttataattaattaatttttctatcgctgttttatattgtttatatgtatgtaggtagattttaccatttttttcttcatatttaacaattaaatataaatattagattaaatatatttaaaaggtatatttaaaggaaaaaattcgaccgcgtgtggatcgaacggtgacacgacaactcgttcacagattttccatAAACCGAGGacgcgctccaggcattacgtatacggccaggcattacgtataccttctgttatcggtgaacagacggtctgtgaaagagatggccgcaTACGTATTGGCTAGATCGTCGCgtcagtaaacgagatcttAGTAAACAGACGGcctgagaaagagatggccgtatacgtaatgcctggagcgtgtcctcggtttacggaaaatctgtgaacgagttgtcaggtaaccggatcgaacatatgtatgaccGACGACagatttcttttattattatttaataacttaatatgccagcatccatgcgatgatattttatcgggTGCAACACTAgtagtatataattaaaaaaaaaactgtgtgTAAAAAATCACTCATAGTTTTTTGCCAAATttatacatgtttattttttaatcgaggtcTGAACCCGGGACCTCGAAATCGGTAGCAAATTCGAATGCTAATGTAGTTACATAGATGAGATGGACTTACCGTTTTTGCCATTGGGGCTGTAGGGGTCATAGCTGCCCGAGGACATGGGCGAGGAGTATCCGTTGGAGTGATGGGTGTAGGTGTGAGTGGGCGGCCCTGGCGAGGGCGTGAGGGGCGCCGTGGAGGGCGCCGGAGACGCCGTGAGCCAGTCATCAGTGCGGGGCCTCTTGGCAGCGGTGGGGGCGGCAGTGTAggggggcgcaggcgctggGGCGGCGGCCGGTGGCAGTGCTGCTGAGGGCGCGTGCCCGTTGGCAGCCGCCGCCCCCGAAGTGGACGCGGCCAGCTCCGGCTCTGTCTTGACCGCGCCCATCAGCAGCTCTGTGGGGCCCGGCCGGTACACCAGCTCGTGCTTCAGGTCCATGGGGCGGGCAAGCGGGTTACCGCCGCCGCATCACGCCGCCCGCACCCCGCCAACTGAAACAAACACCATCACATTTTAAATCTactcaaaaaaacaaaaatcaaaaaaatccgCACTCTCCTCCGTTAGATTGGTCACAAAACGTAAGCGTACTGCAAAACACGAGCGAGgcttagggcggtttcagactagcgttttatacgcgcgtataatctcgttttttgaagtgcacgtaggcgcgtataggcgcgtcgttttccatacgcgcaactcgtacgagcgtagatgcgcttataagctcgtattatccatgttgatactaaatcaccactaccggttgtagcgaacacgctggaataagcccgtgtacgcgagtccggttttttgaagcgcgtaatgtagcgcgcgtgtaagcgcgtatgccgaaacgacggtatacgcgcagaaaaatacgctagtctgaaaccgcccttagggcgaaaacacacagcgatgaacggcacatcgtgGGCATGGCTCCccggtaaaagtcggaattatcgacagggcggaccctctaggctcggaagtgcggctcggtcgacccgcatAAAatcttcctgtcattggttgctctttttgagtactttagtattgccgtgccctgaattaactcgacttttacctgatgaaatactccgacatatactgcctggttcgcatataatttcggacggttgggcagcgtacggaaatattccacatattgcgaatggaatatacacgcattcgtttgtggttcaatacaaattcatctaaatatgaatcaaaacgggcacgcgttgtgtcaaattgacgcctcatctttcttttcacacgcatccacatattttccagaTTTTGCGtttgtatttcactatcatttggatccacgaaattataaccactttAACCGGAATtcatttccgtacgctgcccagccgtccaaaaaaatatatacgaaccaggcagtatttgtcggagtatttcactatgtcactattatttgaatatgatttcaaaaatttattaccaataacatacatatatgtctcgcattttttatataagtagttttacaaagagaaaaaaaaagagttttataatttaatgaaaaatttcaattttacattttcgtaataataattacgattttttacacactatatacatagtttgaatAGTGGATTCttttatggtgttttttttaatgaaattctaTGATTAAAATGTcttcattataaattaaattaaaattcaaaaagccGTCGCCttacttataatattatattatactgaaGAATGTAAAACACGAAGTTATACAAACTTTTCAggcaaattgaaaaattaactcCTTCGAGTCAATGTCTCCTTTCTGCTTTACACCCAAAGTGCTTGCCTATCTCGTCTATATTGCTTCCGTTCGTATTTATcacgtaaataaataataatgagggTTCAAACAAATAGGACATTACTTCGGAGCAAGTTTTCGTCAGTAATAATAACGCTTAGCAAAGTGCTTGAAGCTTATCGAACCAATAAATTAACGTTCCACAATCTGAATTTCAAATTAGACGAGAAGCGTACTTATTAAGATCCTTGCGGAACTCCGGAAGAGGGTgccattatttcaattaataaaacgaGTCGACACAACAATTCCATTTACGAGTCGGCGGCCATAAACCGCGATGCACTTTTACAGGTGCAATAATGCAATCAAAATAAAACCACGACTGTGACCAGATAAAGCTAAATCCCAGCAACAAGTACCCGCGGGATCGGGTACTTGGCCAGCTTCCTTTGTCTCTGGAGTCGTAAAGTTGAATTAGACTCGAAGAACATAGCCAATTGTTAGACCGAAACGAGCCAACCCTAAGCTAACTAACTGTAAGTCCAGTCTCGGAATTGACCGGTTTGGTtgaatgttattatattataaaacgatcatatatgtatgtatgtacgtcctgataatattacaaaatggCATACTTTGGTTTTATctcttaataaaataattgactgAAAGATAAGACGATGCAAAAACACTtaagtatggaatgctgtgTTGTGATATGAAACATGATTTCAAGAGAAAATATCTCAAGGAGAAAACGTCTAGTTGAAACATAAAAGTTTTTAGATTGGTAAAAAAGAAAACTCTTTGTAATTGAGATGGTCCAAGACAGATTCTCTCGGAGAATGATCGTTGCAATGCTATAGCCTCGACCCTATTACAAGTCCACTTCCATTTTTCCCACAAAATGTTGTGTGAAAATCCATTAACTAAGATATTTTATGACATTGAGTTATGAATGCtaagtgcaatttttcattatctacatattatatattccgATTATCTATACATATTCTATTCAAATTCTATCGAAagattaatgttaaaaaatgacaaaattgatatttcattgtaaaaaaattgtaagcgatttgataatataatatatgtacatacatatttatatatgtacaaatataaacattcatactatataatacttaataataaaaaaaatggctgatACTTTTTTCCCAGACAAAGTACTTTTTATAATTGTCAAAATCTTAAAACATAATTCTCTGAAAACAATGGTTCATTTGGTTAATGGATTTTCATTATTTGtctaaaaatttaatacatattacttatacattattctaaaatattattaggAAGAATTACTAAGTTTTGTCAATATTCTTCTGACAATATCAtcaaaagtatttgaaaaaaagcatttaaaaattaatgtttataaacATTTCCTTGATTAATCTCCAGTTTTTGACCAAGGACGACAAATTTGGTATTAGACAGCTGGTATTAGAAAGGAGTTTAAGAACCCAAAAAAAAGTACCACCCCCCCCCTATACAAACTTTTACCCGCCCAAAGATTAGTCATACTCTCCAATACTGCAAGGTAACAGCCTgacacggaaaagactacttctattcaaactatacagcagcgcacagGTTTTAGACAGGTTTTAGCCGAGtgtaaggcaaaatcggcttacatatacacgacagagcgcgacgatacggcacaATATTACTTGCGGTCgtatcaatattgtcacaatatgtcgtttccgaaaatattcaaaggcgcatgcgcactttcgctGGTACGCGTGCACTCACTACTATGAcgtaaatatttccacagtggccaaagaaaacggTTTTGattgatacgttacggtgacatgtactgctgtatagtatgaatagattttgtcggctactgctgttaagTCTACGATAAGTACATATCAcgaaacatatgaatgtgttcatctacatattatgtaccaaagtatacttttcgtactgctgtttacgtgcagttgccggccgGTGCTTCTGCCAGTATGAATAGACATACTGCCAGTATGAATACGTAGTTTATCCATCTTCCTTAATCAGATAATCAGTTGAAGCAATCGTTTgtcatatacaatatacatatatgctttgatgaatagaaaaaagaaaaaaaatgataaaatagggCACTCATAATATTGATGTGTCctcttttcaatatatgtacatacgtgtttcAATTGATCGACGAGGCTTTATAAAGATATTGTagcttacacaagatttatttGGAAGCGACATATGATACAATTCAATTTAGCAGTATTttgttgtatatataaataaagtcacTTAGGAATTGATGTCATGTTTACGCGTACGTACACATTGAGAATCTCTGTCTGGCAGAAGCCAAATTTGTCAAAAGCGAGATAGAGATTTACAGGTTTTGCACTCAACTAAATTATCTCGGAAGAATGTATAGAAAAACACgagaatatgaaatatttacgtgcgccgtgtacatatgtaccatctctcggtttaaaatgttttaaaataatacagacGATGCGAAAATTGACACATAGTCGTGACTGTTCGACCTCACAACAcatgaaaatcggaaaattcggaTCAAGGCGAAATTCACAAGGACATCTGTGCataaagaaatacatatatacgtgtcCGAATAAGACGTTACACAACTTTTCATATGCAAATCTTATGACGAAAGACTGAATCAGTTCGTACACGTGGAAAAATCACCTTCAAACTGAATCTACCGGAAACTGGAGCACACATGATATTTTGTCCATTAAGCAGTGGTTTTCAAACTTCCTTATGAAGTCTGCAGATCGGTGAAATATGAGAAATATTTTATGAACCAATCCTAATCAGAAATTTACATAGTTTTTTTGTGCATTGATTTTGATTATAtcattagtatttatttttaaatataaagataTTCGAAAATGCGACCTACAAATCGATACATCTGCAGCTGGGAAATGGCTAAATTACGGTGACATCAGATGACAAATTCGATCAAGTTTTAAATGCGCATAAATTTCCATCTTCCATGATGGAAATATTAATCCAGAGACTACGTTTATGAAAATCTCCATTTTCGAAGTAcctaataaagtaaaaatgattaAAGTTTTGAGCTGACGACCTTATACTACGTTGACTTATTATATTTAACACGACTTTCCTGCAAAATTGGAAACATTTCTTAGAGAACAAAGGTGATTGTTCACAATTTGGAAAAATTAAGTGTAGTTTTGTGATTTTCAATATTCTAAAAGAACATACATGTACTAGAAACGTTTCAAAATAATGTCACAAATTGCTGGCAATAAATTGagcaaaaataacaaaaacaaactacataaaatccaatgcactcaaagaagtatggaacgctgtatgctcggcataacgaggaaagacaggaagcggaatatgacaaggatagtggatatagtggatagagtgaagagattgaaatggcaatgggcgggcaacgtggctagaagaatggacgaaaggtgaacaaaagaagtactagaatggtactcgagagaattaaaaatggtaaaagaaagaccacaggaaagatgggtagataaaatcaggaaaatgtgtagggtgagatggatgagagttgcacaaaacagaaccgaatggaagcgtattggataggccttcatccagcagtggatgatgagtggctgtaaatgatgatgaatttaaaatattaaaaataataaaacgtaaAATAGACAATGATCAATCGATCAGAAGATGGATTAGAATTGAGCTAAGATGTAATGTAAACATTCTGGTATTCAGCATTGCACTGTATGGAatggaaatacatatcaaaAAGAAAAGTGTGTTTATCTTTAATGTTCTTTAAAATGTTCTAAAGACACGATACCTTCTTGTTTTGCACGTGGATATCTGAAAGACCCAGAACTGGTGCGAAGTTTCCTCACAGCGGGCGGTTGAAAGCCACTGATTTTTTTAGATGATCGCGTCACGTCGAAGAGTTGCAAAGCGAAACACCGATTTGGTATCGCACTGGAGTCGTAAACGTAGTACGCCAGCTGAGAACTAAAACGAGAGTGGAGAATTAGCATGTGCAACTCTGACGAGATTCCACACACGACTGACATTACCACCCCCGCGTAAGGTTCCCACAGGAGGAGAGTTCCGAAGGACGACTGGAAATGGAGTAGTCGAGTTGTAGCCGCGGGGGCTAAGGTGGTTAATTAGCGTTGTGGGGGTGTGCAGAGCTATTCAATAAGCCAAGTGGAAGATGCTGGAGCGAGGGAAAACCTTGGCTGCCGATCATAATGGTCAGACGTAAAAGCCACACATTAACATCGCTCGACCAATGGAAAATGCTATTTTGCACTCGCGCATTCGCTCTCTGTGGACTTGCTAAGAATGGTCGTTACTATAACAATTTTACTCGATTAGCAAAAGAGTGtaatttcttgtttttttttgcaaatcaaTGTGGCTATTGTCTTAGAAACTTAGACAATAGACTATCTCACCAATGAAACGCTTTAACTTTTATAAGacttatagatataatatgggtttcctacaaatcgctgcaaatgACGCggatgctcatttcgatttcggtatttgatgtctcgacgaaattcgtgactgtttgaatttaagcatgtacgaaagacgataTATTCattgggttgcgcagatgacatttcgatgtgcattgatgattggcaattattaaaattgagttggatctttctggcaagtttaaaaaggcaaTAATCGAGACAAAAGTATCAAGATCACAAGACGAGTAGAGCGGTATATTGGGAATCTGACATAGAGTTCGCATAAGCGCGAGCAGTAGTCGCGGCAAAATatatgcgtgcgaaagagacatccatacgttcgacatcgatacaagttcgagtgaacatgcggtaaaacagtcgcgaatttcgtcgagacgaaaaataccgaaatcaaaatgaGGATGCAGCCGCGTGTTTTGCAGCGCTTTGTAGCGGAgcgatataatatgtacatgtaattttttta includes:
- the LOC143921505 gene encoding uncharacterized protein LOC143921505; this encodes MDLKHELVYRPGPTELLMGAVKTEPELAASTSGAAAANGHAPSAALPPAAAPAPAPPYTAAPTAAKRPRTDDWLTASPAPSTAPLTPSPGPPTHTYTHHSNGYSSPMSSGSYDPYSPNGKNGKSISSM